Sequence from the Tripterygium wilfordii isolate XIE 37 chromosome 10, ASM1340144v1, whole genome shotgun sequence genome:
CTAGTGGGCATGATTGGGATACTGTAAGGCAAGCCATTTGCTCCGCGTACTTCCACAATGCTGCTAGACTGAAGGGTGTTGGTGAGTATGTGAATTGTCGGAATGCAATGCCATGCCATTTACATCCTAGTAGCGCGCTCTATGGTATGGGAGTTACTCCAGAATATGTTGTTTATCATGAACTAGTTTTGACGTCGAAAGAGTACATGCAGTGTTGTACGACTGTGGAGCCCCAATGGCTTGCAGAACTAGGACCAATGTTCTTCTCTGTGAAAGACTCAGAGACATCATTGTTAGAGCATaagaaaaaacagaaagaagagaagacGGCCATGGAGAAAGAGATGGAAATTTTGAGGGAGGTGGAAGCAGAGACGGAGAAAAGAAGGAAGGAGAGAGACAGGAAGAAGAGAGCTGAGAATCAGCAGCAGATCTCAATGCCAGGGTTACGGAAGGGATCGACCTACTTACGAGAGAAACCAAAGAAGTTGGGTCTGTAAATAAAGTTGTTGTAATGTTACTGTCTTTCTCATTGTGATATACGGGACGTCATTGTTCTTTATTTGCTGGTATTGCTCTCTTTATTTCAGTTCTGGAATTGCATTGtattttatcaaaaatattaaaGCTCTGGTTTTTAATTTAAGCCAAAAAAACAACCCTAGTTGACGTTTTTATCAACAGGAAGAGTTGGTGAGTTGGTGATATAATTACTGGTTTGGGCCAAATCAATAATTAGGGCTTAGATAGAGAAAGGGCTTACGTCAGCGTCTTGATTAATTGGGCCGTGTAAATGGGCCTATGAAATGAAGCAGGAGGGTAACGATTCTGCAGAGCAAAGATCTATCGCTGGAAACTTGGAACATTATCGACAGTAGTGTTATGTAGCATATATAATGGTAGTTTATGGGAATTAAAGTCTCTTAAATAAAAtgttaaaacgttttaattatatattcgCAATTAGTgtcatggaatttcaaaaacaatggattcaaaactaaaataatgaattctagattgtgatttaaaaaataatagaatttatattaaaacaatacatTTTAGACAATGAATATTgggataaaaaaatgaaataaagttattccattcattaaatcaatggaataaacataTTGAACTCCCATGTACTATCAAATTGATAggatacatgtcatttttgtgaATGCAAATATGACAATCTTTAATTTTTATAGTCAAACATGCCAACaactatatttttaatttacattAGTTAGATGGTTAGATGGCAGTCCTGCGCCACttcattcaaaaaacaaaaaagaaaacaaagacgcGAAAATAAACACAAATATAAAAGGACAAATAAATTCTTCACCCACAAACCCCCGCCAAATATAAAAACAACCGTCTCCCAAATCAACGTCCCTCACCAGAATTATATGacactaattttattttttattttatttttgagaatATATGACACCAATTTTACAGAacactaattattttttatacatttaattaaattttacaGTAGCTTTCATGTTGCATGTTAAATCGGCTTGTGCAGTACAGGATCAAGTCTGAAGTGAACCTCCAAAAGATTGCAGAGTAGAATCGAGCCTTCTCCGATCAATGCTTCCGTTACATCATTTTGCATAAATCCTCATCCGAGTATGACCGGAAGTGGTCGAAGAAGTGCACGAAGTAGAACCAAGCCCTCCACAGACGCCGGCGAAGACTGTTCTATCGGTCACACGAAAAGTAACCTGAAACGAAGAGGAGATAGAAGTAGAGATCAAAGTTTGATTCAAATCTTCATTGTCAACGTCAAATTCATGCTCGGTCTTGGCGTGTTTGCTTTATTGATCGTCGGCTATGTGATTCGTACTCTCATAAACCCCGTCGAAGGAGCCGAGATGTCTAGGGTTGTAACGCCATTTCCAGCTCCGAAACTGATGGACCTTCCCATGGTAAGCCTTGCTTCTGTTGTTTATTTAGATTGTACTGAATGTaagtctgtgtgtgtgtgtatgtgccGGTGGATTTTATTTTGAAGAATCAGGGAATTGGTTGTTGCAGTTTCAAGGCGAGCATAGAGAGAGCTTGTACTGGGGAACTTATCGTCCTAATGTTTATCTTGGGATTCGAGCAATTTATGATTCAAAAATTGCATTATACAAAATAGTTTTTGACTAGTAAAAGTTGAATCACGTTCGTTTTTGTGATTTCCAAATCTACTTTGGAACTGTTGGCTATGAACGATTTTGGATTGCAAATTGAGCGTGATTTTTCTGATAATTAAAGCACTTGCAGAACAAGAACAAATGATGAAATGGAATGGGGAAGCTAGCCTGAGACATttcttaaataattataatttcaaCAAGGATACAAAAGAATAGGCATTCCTTGTAGCATCTGAGATGGGGTATCAAAAGGTATTAAAGAATCCACATGATTAGCTTGAACTAATTTTTCACTCGTTTAAAAATTGCATCGACACTCGTAGTCATGTATAACTCCGAAACTTTTAGGATAAAGAtataattggtttttttttaacttttatgaAATTTTTAACTATTcaggaatttttaaaaaaaaaaacatttacgaACTTGTTTTGACAGTCTAtatgactatttttttttttatctaataaCTCAATAGAGAAGGAGTAGAACTGTGAATATATCAAAAGTTATTTGCTATGCTTGTCATGCTACTGTAATTGTGATGTGTTGTCATTTATTCATATTGTTGTTTGATAATCTATGTTGCCTCCGATATTATGAGTGCAACTATACTGTGGTAATTGGTTGTCATTACTGGCAGGACTCCTCGATCTTTGGTTGCTGGTTTGATGTGGATTGGTATAAAGGATGGGAGATACTTTGTGCGGCATGTTTGCCAAGACTCAGATGAGCTGAGCAAATATGGTTGGGCACAACATAATGGACGTGATTTTGCACACCAGGTACTTGTTGACCAAGAGATGGTCTTGATGACAAGTTTCTTGAAATCAAAGGGGGAGGGTAGTGGCTATGGGGGAGATTGGGCCCTTCGAATTGACATGCAAAGTGAGAAGTAAATTTTCTGACCTGCTTGTGTTATATTCACTTTGGTGCATTTAGAAAAAGATTCCTTTAATGAAAATTTGTCAACTGAGTGTGACTAAAACTAATGATGGATCTATTGGGAGTACTGAAATGTCCATGGTGTTATTTTGTAAATATTGATCAGACACATGGAAAATCTTACTTCACTTAATAATATAGTCGGGAACCTGAAACGTGTATATTCTCAGTAAATTTCTTGGGGCTGCATGAGTATGTGTAGTAGTTAAGCGTGAGGTTTGAACTGTTTAAGGAGATACCTAGTATGCCATTTATCATTAATATATGATCTATTTGCTTGGTAATTACAAGCTGGTGTTATTTGCTAGGTGCGGTTATCAGTTCTGTACCTTTGAATATATATTCTGCAAGTCAATAAGATTATGTTAAGGGCTCATATAATTAGTTGTTAATCAAAAAcagatcaaaaaaatttcaatgtttATGATCTCTTTCTTTATTGTCGATCACTTTTACTTTTCATTTGTGAATGGTGCACAGCCTAAGGTATAAAGCTAGCCTTAAAGTCCCCTCAACTTCTTAAGAGAGATCCTTTTGAAATTTAGGCATCAAGAGAGTGTCACTTGAATAATTTTTGTCAAGTTTATTGAAAGATGTGAGCTTCATGTCTTTTTAAGGATACCATTAGTGATTAgaattttcaatttctcttttttcttagtGTGTTTGACATTATCTATTGACGATGAACTCACTTAATAAAATATCTGCATTGTGCATTGCCCTTTTGAAATTCTTATATGTTCAATAAATGCACTTAGAAATGTATATGCTGCTTTCCTGGTCAATTCACAGGTTCGCATTGGATGAAGATACGTTacatattttcttctatttagCTGATGAAGATGAAATTGTTCTAAGTGTGCGTAAAGAGATCATAGACTTTCGTGATAATTCTCTTTTGGCTACTGGTTCACGAGCAGAAATTGGTGGTTGGCAGCTACATCTAAAATCAACGGTAATGCATGGACAACATGTCTTCATGGAAACAATCCAAGAGTTTGTCCTTTGTGTTAAATTTATCTGCTGActtttttaatcaaaatattGATGATAAAAATAAGACGAGTAGTGCATTCTCTCTTTGGCTGTACCAATTGATAGTTTGTGAATTTATGCTTTTTATAGTTTGAATTATTGTCTTCCCTTTTATCTTGGTATGTTATACAGACCTAACTTCTTTATGTTTTCCTTGGCGCAGGATGGCTTGGAGGTCCACTATGCAGGTTTCAAGACACCTCATATTCACAATCTATCAGATCTTGTCCAGCAAAATCTTGGGGCTCAAGTGCGTTACATCATTACATGTCCATTTCCAGCTCTGTTTTCAATACTGTTTTTCCTTTATATTGCCTCAGAAAGTTAAGTCTTCATTTTGTAACCATGCATGCTTCCAGGTGAGGATGTTTGGTCGGCTTCAGCTATCTGACTCCTCTGATGATTCTCCAAACATATTAGTTTTTCAGGTATGTTTTCATGTAGCCACTGTACTGCTTATCTTAAAATGTTGAGCTTCAGTAATCAAGAATATGACTCTCCCATCTTTGATTTTAGTCATTCATATTTTTCATCCCTTGGGATTTGTTTGCTCTCATGCAGATTTCTGGTAGGATTCCGTTTAGAACAGATATTACTTTTGTTTCTGGAACTGACAAAAAAGAGCCAAGAGTTGGAGACCGCGTAAACAGCCTTACAGGTTTCTTTCGTTTCGATTTCATCTGATTAGCTTTGTTTGGTTATCTTTTCTTTGAACCACAGTTTTGCCTTCTTGCCTGCTGGTAGTTAGAATATTTCTCTTATTTGCGTGCATGTGGACATCTTTTGGTCTTTCCTTGACTTAGTTACTATAGATTGGCATCTAACAATCGAAGTTCTGTGTTTCTCTTCCTGACATTTTCTTAGGTGTCATGCTAACTAATCAACTTGAGGAGAAGCAGAgggaatttgagagaaaatttgaACAGTGCTTTAATTTGGCTGACAAGGTATTTGTTGTTTATCGAACAAGTGTGGCATTATCCTCGGTGTGTGTACTTGTTGGTTCCCATAGATGTCTCTTGCATAGGCATATAGATGATCTAATTATATATCAGATTGATCTCAACCATGCTTGTAGCAATATGGAGCAATGTTTTGGAATGATGAAGCTGATTCAAAGGTTGCcatcatcttttttttccttgatgaTGTTACCTATGGAGCGAGCCTTGTTCTTGTAGTATAATGTATTCCCACGCATCCTTTTATATAATCTTATCAATCGAGTGCCACCTTTAGATGTGATGGGATTTAACTTGTATAGATTTCCTTTCACCTCCACATTACGCTGTGTGTTGTTATATTGTGAGATAGTGGTGGTGTGGGATCTCAACTAATTTGCTGATTACACTTTAGTTACATCTGAGATATAAACTCTATGAACACATTAATTTTACCCCGGGTAAACTTTAACAGAGGAAAGTAACAGGGCATACTGCGTATGTAAAGAAGCTATGTTTTCCACTTGGAATCAGATCCTCTGTCTACTTGAAATGATAATTCTGTGCATTTAGAGCTTTACTCTGTTTGAAACTAAGAATTCTGAGAGCATTGTTTTGTCTGTTCAGAGTGATTCTGATTCCATGATTGTCGGTAAGGCTGCTATTGGAAACATGTTGGGCGGCATTGGCTACTTTTATGGCCAATCAAAAATTTCACAACCCGGCAATTTCAATGTAAGTAACAtacccttttgttttttgatctttttttgTGTGAAATATGATTGTTTAGTACTTATTTTGGTATGAGATGCAAGATCTTCAAAAGAACCATGTAATTCGTTACACGATATACCAACCAATGTTGGATGTTTAATGACACAACTCATGTTCACTTGTCGTCAGCTGCTAAGTCGGATACATAGTTAATATGTGGTTCTTGGTTGAATGGCTTAGTTATGCTTTGAGACATTGACTGTAATCTTGTGGGAACCATGAACTCTTATACTTTAGATGACAGGAAGTTGTTAGAGACTTAGAGTGGAGCTTGGGTTTAATGCTATTTTGTGTTGGTGGCTTGGTGCCATATGAATGGAGATTGGGATTAAGGTTTAGTTTTTATTGGTGTCAGTGTCAGATAAGTACGACCGATGTCCGATGGAGTAGAATCCCATAACTCGTTTCCAACTCTCTTTTGGAATAAGGATAGAGAGACTAAAGTAATGAATCTTTAAAGGCGCTTTGAGTAGTCACGTCTTGTATAACTAAGGATTAATCATTTAGTTTCAGTTACCAAATGAattgttctttttgttgttgtctAAAACGGGGAAGGGCGATTAAATATCAAGAGAGGGAAGGAAAAGGCTATAAAATAGAGAGATTGCAGATTGTAGGTGGTGATGATCAGAATCGTCAGATGTTAGGTGCTCGTTGTCTTCCCTTGACTCATATTAGCATATTTGCACCTGCAGCTGTGCATAGTCACTGTACAATGGCAGAGTTTTGCTTgatgttgtttttattttcactctttgcAGGCTAGATGGCTAATCTTTGTATTAACTTCTAGTTTTCATGAATTTGTTCATCTGAAGAAGCCATACATGGGCATCAATTCTTGCAGGTTAAAACTCACGATAATTTCATTTCATATTGGCCCGCTGAGCTTTACACAGCTGTTCCAAGTCGTCCAATCTTTCCAAGGGGATTTCTTTGGGATGAAGGTTTTCATCAACTGTTGATCTGGTCAGTTGTCTATAATTCATCTGTGTTCCTATACAATCAAATTCCCCGTTGCCTGTATCTTTGAGGGAATATcaatgcaatttttaacttgagATATGATTACCTATAAAATTTCTAACCAATTAAATTTGGGTAACAGGCGTTGGGATATTCATATAAGCTTGGATATCGTTGGTCACTGGTTAGATTTGATGAATATTGATGGGTGGATTCCTCGTGAGCAAATATTGGGTGCCGAAGCTTTAAGGTAACATTGGTTACATTGCTCAGTACATGTAGCAAATATAAGGCTAAAAATTTAGACTAAGGTATTTTCTTGGAGGGTGCTGGTCCTCTTGGACCTAGGTCTTGGTTCAACAGCGGGAGCTGGGAAGTAACAGATTTCTTATGGTGATTGCAGTAAAGTTCCAGAGGATTACGTTGTTCAGCATCCCACAAATGGAAATCcaccaactttttttttggttctgcgCGGTAAGATTCATCTCAAAAAAACTTGTTGCAGATTACGAACTTATTATTGCATGGCAGTGTTTCCCCATGCTGCTCCAGTCCTTCTAGACTGAAGAGAACAATTTCTTTAATTAttggagaataaaaattactttttttatCTGATACTTGTGCTCCTATTGATGTAATTCCATAAACAagccaattttttatttttataagcCACATATACAAGCAATTGACCAACtcatgattaaaaaaaagaagaagagaaagggcTTCGCATTAACAAGTATTAGATTTGAGTTTGCTGTTGTTCAATCGATACATTACAAACACAATACATAATAGACTTATCAATAGGCTTGGTTAAATGGTTTTCACTTCAGTTCTCTTTATCGACCCTCTCTTTTGCTAACATGTATGATTATTACATTTGGGATCATTATTGTTCAATTGTTCAATTGGTCTAATgtgaatgatatatatatatgatatctgCTTCTTTTTGTTCATCCTAGATGCTTATATGATGAGATATTCTGTTTCTCTGCATTCTGTATATGCTTATATGTCTGTAACGTGACACTTCTCTTCCTCCAGAATTAGTTGATGGCTTGAAGAAAAACAAGTTTACTGCCAATGAAAGCAGAGGCATACTAGACTTCCTAGAACGGGCTTTTGTTCGTCTTGAAGCATGGTTTCACTGGTTCAATACTACACAGACAGGTAAAGATGCTGGATGCATGTTAATGTGCCCATAAAGTTTATCATGATCATCTCTTGAAACACATCTCAAGTTATTTACTTTCCAACAGTTGTCACATTCACAACGGGAATAGAAGTGTTGTAAGAGAAGCGCTTAAGCAGGGGATTGAATCGTGACCGTCTTGTAAAAATCCAATAAAAGTTCTCTGAACTTCATTTGTTATAACTGGAAATGAAAAGGTGCTTGCTGATTATAAAGGGACCATATACACCACTGAAATTGTTGGTTTTAGGCCATTTTAGATAGAGTAACATTTTTGCGCCGCATAAAATacatttttcttcttgaaaaaaaataaagaagtaaaACGACACTTAAAAGTTACTTCAATTTTGTTTACTTCAATTTTTGTTTGTCAGAAAAGTGCCTCAACTTTTTCAATGATTGAGAATGTCtccttttattttctggttGCAGAGATGCAGGGTATTTGATACACTGTTTTAAAGTGATTCAGGATATTTTGAGCAGCTAAACTGCTGGGATTGCTTTATTACTGATTTCTAGAAAATTCTTGGATTATCTTCATGAACGCAGGGAAGCAGATGGGCAGCTACTTTTGGCATGGTAGAGACAACATGACAACTCACGAACTAAATCCTCAGGTTCCATTTGTGGTATCTTAtatttattggcaactttttgaaGTACAAATTTTCATTTGAACTATTTGAGCACTTTTGAGTAAAGAGCTATTTCCAGGTGATTTCACGTACTGGGGGGCTGAGGATATTATATGTATGGTTAGCGGTATAGGATGTGTTATCTGCTGAATACTTATCGAGCAATTTTTCTTGGCAGTCCTGGAAGTAATTATTTTAGTATCTAAATATCTGGAAATCTAGTTTTCACTCTTTTCTATctatttgtttactttttatgAATGTTAAGCTTACTCAATTATGATAGGAGACACTGCTATTTAGCTTACCTGTTTGTGGCACCTTCAGACACTGACCTCTGGGTTGGATGATTATCCTCGTGCTTCACACCCAAGCGAAGATGAACGTCACGTAGATCTTAGGTGCTGGATGCTTCTTGCTGCAGATTGCCTTCATTCAATTGCAATGTTGTTTGAGAAGGAAAGCAAGTCTGGAAAGGTATAATAATGGGAACAAGTATCTGGAGACATGCCACCAATCATTTGCTTGCTAAATATCCCATAAAATTGAAATGATGCAGGAGTATGGTTCAACAATTAAGCTGCTTTCAGATTTTGAAATTCTGAATCAGGTTCTTactccatatctagctactgtTATTGTTTCCCATACCCTTCTGGTTCTTTGGATATTTTACCTTGACAGTGGAAGATATGCTACAGATATGTTCACTTAGATGTACACTAAATCGCATGCTCtatcaaaaattataatttgattTCTTACAGCATCCATGCTTCATGTTTCACCAGATGCACTTGGATGAGGGATATGGAGCTTATTTTGATTTTGGAAATCATACAGAAAAGGTATACTGTTCTTATCATTTGTATTTCCAGAAAATGGTGCATTAATATGTATTTGTTATATGCTCGACATGATCTGTCAATGATGCATAGAGTAGTCAGTGgcaaatgttattattattattactattattgttgttgttcatCAAGTTATTATGGATTATACTTCTGTCTAAACATTGATGAATATTTCTattcattttttcaaaaaaaggaAATGAATATAGCCTGCTCTTATTTCCCTTCCCCATCCTGATTGTTTaagtataaaaagaaaaagtcattAAGATCTTATTTATCGTATATCCATATGTGTGGAGTGACTTATAGATGGATTCTGTGACTCCAAAAGTCACTTAGAGATTGATGAGTCCTTTGTGGTCCTCCGTGCTCCTATCAGCTGCATCGATGTGTTGGTGTGTGTGTTCTGCTTCCCCTTTCCCCATTGCTTCACTGTTAAAGGTTCTG
This genomic interval carries:
- the LOC120006906 gene encoding mannosyl-oligosaccharide glucosidase GCS1-like yields the protein MTGSGRRSARSRTKPSTDAGEDCSIGHTKSNLKRRGDRSRDQSLIQIFIVNVKFMLGLGVFALLIVGYVIRTLINPVEGAEMSRVVTPFPAPKLMDLPMFQGEHRESLYWGTYRPNVYLGIRARTPRSLVAGLMWIGIKDGRYFVRHVCQDSDELSKYGWAQHNGRDFAHQVLVDQEMVLMTSFLKSKGEGSGYGGDWALRIDMQSEKFALDEDTLHIFFYLADEDEIVLSVRKEIIDFRDNSLLATGSRAEIGGWQLHLKSTDGLEVHYAGFKTPHIHNLSDLVQQNLGAQVRMFGRLQLSDSSDDSPNILVFQISGRIPFRTDITFVSGTDKKEPRVGDRVNSLTGVMLTNQLEEKQREFERKFEQCFNLADKSDSDSMIVGKAAIGNMLGGIGYFYGQSKISQPGNFNVKTHDNFISYWPAELYTAVPSRPIFPRGFLWDEGFHQLLIWRWDIHISLDIVGHWLDLMNIDGWIPREQILGAEALSKVPEDYVVQHPTNGNPPTFFLVLRELVDGLKKNKFTANESRGILDFLERAFVRLEAWFHWFNTTQTGKQMGSYFWHGRDNMTTHELNPQTLTSGLDDYPRASHPSEDERHVDLRCWMLLAADCLHSIAMLFEKESKSGKEYGSTIKLLSDFEILNQMHLDEGYGAYFDFGNHTEKVRLKEMNAPRELVREVLEVPELRLVPHVGYVSIFPFMGRIIPSESWILEKQLDLISNRSIMWTDYGLCSLAKTSTLYMKYNTEHDAPYWRGPIWMNMNYMILSALHHYSREDGPYRERAKVIYNDLRSNLIRNVVQNYNQTGFFWEQYDQETGKGKGARLFTGWTALVLLIMAEVYN